A region from the Deltaproteobacteria bacterium genome encodes:
- a CDS encoding SDR family NAD(P)-dependent oxidoreductase has translation MRRILVTGGAGFIGSHLVKALADRGDEVAIVDNFDPFYPERLKRRSLDGRARLIEGDIRDQDAMSRAFAETRPELVVHLAALAGVRPSLERPAAYMDVNVRGTACLLEAARGAAVRRFLLGSSSSVYGAHAQAPFRETARIDSPESPYAASKVASEVLARTFHNLYGIEVAALRFFTVYGPRQRPDLAIHKFSRRMLAGQPLPFFGDGSTRRDYTWVDDIVSGVLAACDVPLRHDVLNLGGAHTTSLAELVALLEEALGVRAVLDRQPAQPGDVPLTSADVTHAKEVLGYAPRTPIRAGLKKFAEWIRGEGQNWV, from the coding sequence TTGAGGCGCATCCTGGTGACGGGCGGCGCAGGCTTCATCGGCTCGCACCTGGTGAAGGCGCTCGCGGATCGTGGCGACGAAGTCGCCATCGTCGACAACTTCGACCCGTTCTATCCGGAGCGTCTGAAGCGGCGCTCGCTGGACGGGCGCGCGCGACTGATCGAGGGCGATATCCGCGACCAGGACGCGATGAGCCGCGCTTTCGCGGAGACGCGGCCAGAGCTGGTCGTACACCTGGCCGCGCTCGCCGGCGTGCGGCCCAGTCTGGAGCGGCCGGCGGCGTACATGGACGTCAACGTGCGCGGGACTGCGTGCCTGCTGGAGGCAGCGCGCGGGGCGGCTGTGCGGCGGTTCTTGCTCGGCTCGAGCAGCTCGGTCTACGGCGCGCACGCGCAGGCCCCATTCCGCGAGACCGCGCGGATCGATTCTCCGGAGAGCCCTTACGCCGCGAGCAAGGTCGCGTCCGAGGTGCTGGCGCGGACGTTCCACAACCTCTACGGCATCGAGGTCGCCGCGCTCCGTTTCTTCACCGTCTACGGGCCGAGGCAGCGGCCGGATCTCGCGATCCACAAATTCTCGCGCCGGATGCTCGCCGGCCAGCCGCTCCCGTTCTTCGGCGACGGTTCCACGCGGCGCGACTACACCTGGGTCGACGACATCGTCTCCGGCGTCCTCGCGGCCTGCGATGTCCCGCTCCGGCACGACGTCTTGAACCTCGGCGGAGCGCACACCACCTCGCTCGCGGAGCTCGTCGCGCTGCTCGAAGAGGCGCTCGGCGTCCGGGCCGTCCTCGACCGCCAGCCCGCGCAGCCGGGCGATGTGCCCCTGACCAGCGCGGACGTGACGCACGCCAAAGAGGTCCTCGGGTATGCGCCGCGTACGCCGATCCGCGCCGGTCTGAAGAAGTTCGCGGAGTGGATCCGCGGCGAGGGTCAGAACTGGGTCTAA
- a CDS encoding FKBP-type peptidyl-prolyl cis-trans isomerase: protein MAGKLEIEDVVVGTGAEAVKGKLVSVHYTGWLTDGKKFDSSKDRGQPFQFPLGRGQVIRGWDDGVQGMKVGGKRKLTIPPDLGYGAQGAGGVIPPNATLVFEVELLGVR from the coding sequence TTGGCCGGAAAGCTGGAGATCGAGGACGTGGTGGTGGGAACGGGCGCCGAAGCGGTCAAGGGCAAGCTGGTATCGGTGCACTACACCGGGTGGCTCACCGACGGAAAGAAATTCGATTCCTCGAAGGACCGCGGGCAGCCGTTTCAGTTTCCCCTCGGACGCGGCCAGGTGATCCGGGGCTGGGACGACGGCGTGCAGGGAATGAAGGTGGGCGGCAAACGCAAGCTCACCATTCCCCCCGACCTGGGCTACGGCGCCCAGGGCGCCGGCGGCGTCATCCCGCCCAATGCGACCCTCGTGTTCGAGGTGGAGCTCCTCGGCGTGCGTTGA
- a CDS encoding DUF3047 domain-containing protein, whose translation MRCGRSSARERPPSRGAFYLRIGVSAKDWRISLQPLSCGVRVVRTSSSLAALCVVLLSAGTPADETRPLQTTPIDVHSFRVLESYSGPVSYYKIVEDPAQPFIRAVYRPPLETVTLGAEVPDALRQRTKRVRWKWRAQVLPKGGNECKGGFGDSAAVIYVSWKSGLKWYSIKYVWSSEAEKGRICDQKRNLFVVQDTVILETGGPVGEWREEEIDPSTEFRAHFEGGNPNADVPDLVGVGLMSDGDQTKSISAADYTGFELRY comes from the coding sequence GTGCGGTGCGGCCGCTCAAGTGCTCGGGAACGTCCTCCATCGCGCGGAGCCTTCTACCTGCGAATCGGTGTCTCTGCCAAGGACTGGCGCATTTCACTCCAACCGTTAAGCTGCGGCGTACGCGTGGTCCGCACCTCGTCCAGCCTGGCGGCGCTCTGCGTGGTGCTCCTCTCCGCAGGGACCCCGGCCGACGAGACGCGGCCACTCCAGACGACGCCGATCGACGTCCACTCCTTTCGCGTGCTCGAGAGCTACTCGGGCCCGGTGAGCTACTACAAGATCGTCGAAGACCCCGCGCAACCCTTCATCCGCGCCGTCTACCGGCCGCCTCTCGAGACGGTGACCCTCGGCGCCGAGGTGCCGGACGCGCTCCGCCAGCGGACGAAGCGCGTCCGTTGGAAATGGCGCGCGCAGGTGCTGCCCAAGGGCGGAAACGAGTGCAAGGGCGGCTTCGGCGACTCCGCCGCGGTGATCTACGTGTCCTGGAAGAGCGGTCTGAAGTGGTACTCGATCAAGTACGTCTGGAGCTCGGAAGCGGAGAAGGGCCGCATCTGCGATCAGAAGCGCAACCTCTTCGTCGTGCAGGACACCGTCATTCTCGAAACCGGCGGCCCGGTGGGCGAGTGGCGCGAGGAGGAGATCGATCCCTCGACCGAGTTTCGCGCCCACTTCGAAGGCGGCAACCCCAATGCCGACGTTCCCGACCTGGTCGGCGTCGGCCTCATGAGCGACGGCGATCAGACGAAGTCGATCTCGGCCGCCGACTACACGGGATTCGAGCTCAGATACTGA
- a CDS encoding flippase-like domain-containing protein, with translation MPADHPAQARAGKRDDVRLLLRDAAGVLREAADRRLQGRQDHDPRLAQGHGAALRRARAGSALLGVPARRVRRAQLRGLLRCLPLRAPSADHHAPPRRADGALVTDRLWLRTVAGLFAGLVAAAAIVLYLGISQRELVASLHGIADEPLFLAALGGLVLMALQALRWWVVMRPVLELNYGQAFRALMVGFFFNVLLPARGGDLLRVQYLGKRTGTSRAKLLGTEIVDFWSDKWGWVAAFPILCLFGSPPAWLFRALLLIGSVVVGVGILLALMGSGLLRRGPRWLTNLRDGFAANRWKRLLLVETVIAPLPWLWETMVIAVAGHAVGLDLTAMQAFAALTAFNVATAVPSPGNAGSFEAGGTLALIAFGVPKETALAFIFLYHLTQVVPGFVGGALVLVLEGETLFGKQSLFRFRPPELPDVAHVAPELDPG, from the coding sequence ATGCCGGCGGATCATCCAGCTCAAGCGCGAGCTGGGAAACGTGATGACGTCCGACTACTTCTTCGAGACGCTGCCGGAGTTCTACGAGAAGCGGCAGATCGACGGCTGCAAGGCCGGCAAGATCATGATCCACGTCTCGCCCAAGGGCATGGTGCAGCCCTGCGCCGAGCTCGCGCCGGTAGCGCACTACTCGGAGTTCCTGCCCGGCGCGTACGAAGGGCCCAACTGCGGGGCCTGCTTCGATGCCTGCCGCTCCGAGCCCCAAGCGCCGATCACCATGCGCCGCCTCGGCGAGCTGACGGGGCTCTTGTGACCGATCGGCTGTGGCTCCGCACGGTCGCCGGACTCTTCGCCGGCCTGGTGGCGGCGGCAGCGATCGTTCTCTATCTCGGCATCTCGCAGAGAGAGCTGGTCGCTTCCCTCCACGGCATCGCCGACGAGCCCCTCTTCCTCGCCGCGCTCGGCGGCCTGGTGCTGATGGCGCTGCAGGCGCTGCGCTGGTGGGTGGTGATGCGCCCGGTGCTCGAGTTGAACTACGGGCAGGCGTTCCGCGCGCTGATGGTAGGCTTCTTCTTCAACGTCCTCTTGCCGGCGCGCGGCGGCGATCTGCTCCGCGTGCAGTACCTCGGCAAGCGCACCGGGACCTCCCGCGCCAAGCTGCTGGGCACCGAGATCGTCGATTTCTGGAGCGACAAGTGGGGATGGGTGGCGGCCTTTCCCATCCTCTGCCTGTTCGGGTCGCCGCCTGCGTGGCTGTTCCGGGCGCTGCTGTTGATCGGAAGCGTCGTCGTCGGCGTGGGCATCCTGCTCGCGCTGATGGGCAGCGGCCTCTTGCGCCGCGGCCCGCGCTGGCTGACCAACCTGCGCGACGGCTTCGCCGCCAATCGCTGGAAGCGGCTGCTGCTGGTGGAGACGGTGATCGCGCCCCTCCCCTGGCTGTGGGAAACGATGGTCATCGCCGTGGCGGGCCATGCCGTTGGCCTCGACCTGACCGCGATGCAGGCCTTCGCCGCGCTCACCGCCTTCAACGTGGCGACCGCCGTCCCTTCTCCGGGCAACGCGGGATCGTTCGAGGCCGGGGGGACGTTGGCGCTGATCGCGTTCGGAGTCCCGAAGGAGACGGCGCTCGCCTTCATCTTCCTCTATCACCTCACGCAGGTGGTGCCGGGTTTCGTCGGCGGCGCGCTGGTGCTGGTGCTCGAAGGAGAGACGCTGTTCGGGAAGCAGAGCCTGTTCCGCTTCCGTCCGCCCGAGCTGCCCGACGTGGCGCACGTCGCGCCGGAGCTGGATCCGGGGTGA
- a CDS encoding radical SAM protein, with product MKIALSPLEKLRAAGKFLDVTFNKRPLTVSIEVTKRCNARCDFCDYWKISDRDEMTDFTDVVRRFDPLVVVFTGGEPMLRRDLVPLVRQIKELPGFRYITVLTHGGFLTEAKIEELVAAGVNQINISMNYPDARQDRERGIPGLFERLEQTIPKMVAAGYSCFTFASMLMVDNMNDAEPLIRLAHRWGINICFSGYNDLKNGNQSHMVSREKMSEFKVVCRRIIQLKRELGNVMTSDYFFETLPEFYEKRQIDGCKAGKIMIHVSPKGMVQPCAELAPVAHYSEFLPGAYEGPNCGACFDACRSEPQAPITMRRLGELTGLL from the coding sequence ATGAAGATAGCCTTGAGCCCGCTGGAAAAGCTTCGTGCAGCGGGCAAGTTCCTCGACGTCACCTTCAACAAGCGCCCGCTCACGGTCTCCATCGAAGTCACCAAGCGCTGCAACGCTCGCTGCGATTTTTGCGACTACTGGAAGATCAGCGATCGCGACGAGATGACGGATTTCACCGACGTCGTGCGCCGCTTCGACCCCCTGGTGGTGGTGTTCACCGGCGGCGAGCCGATGCTCCGGCGCGACCTCGTGCCCCTGGTCCGCCAGATCAAGGAGCTGCCCGGGTTTCGCTACATCACCGTGCTCACCCATGGGGGATTCCTCACCGAGGCAAAGATCGAGGAGCTGGTCGCCGCGGGAGTCAACCAGATCAACATCTCGATGAACTATCCCGACGCCCGTCAGGACCGGGAGCGCGGGATCCCCGGACTCTTCGAGCGCCTCGAGCAGACCATCCCGAAGATGGTCGCGGCCGGGTACAGCTGCTTCACCTTCGCGTCGATGCTGATGGTCGACAACATGAACGACGCGGAGCCGCTCATCCGCCTCGCGCACCGCTGGGGCATCAACATCTGCTTCTCCGGCTACAACGACCTGAAGAACGGCAATCAGTCGCACATGGTGTCCAGGGAGAAGATGTCGGAGTTCAAGGTGGTATGCCGGCGGATCATCCAGCTCAAGCGCGAGCTGGGAAACGTGATGACGTCCGACTACTTCTTCGAGACGCTGCCGGAGTTCTACGAGAAGCGGCAGATCGACGGCTGCAAGGCCGGCAAGATCATGATCCACGTCTCGCCCAAGGGCATGGTGCAGCCCTGCGCCGAGCTCGCGCCGGTAGCGCACTACTCGGAGTTCCTGCCCGGCGCGTACGAAGGGCCCAACTGCGGGGCCTGCTTCGATGCCTGCCGCTCCGAGCCCCAAGCGCCGATCACCATGCGCCGCCTCGGCGAGCTGACGGGGCTCTTGTGA
- a CDS encoding 2TM domain-containing protein, whose protein sequence is MPGKGFLVREHHRTLLTIHALVMISGLLTCAVLNRRFSPDRFWVQWVALGWGIAFVLHLWAFSRGTLATMGRRR, encoded by the coding sequence ATGCCCGGCAAGGGGTTCCTCGTCCGCGAGCACCACCGCACGCTGCTCACCATCCACGCGCTGGTGATGATCTCGGGCCTGCTCACCTGCGCCGTCCTGAACCGGCGCTTTTCTCCGGATCGGTTCTGGGTGCAATGGGTCGCGCTCGGATGGGGAATCGCCTTCGTGCTGCACCTGTGGGCCTTCTCCCGAGGGACGCTCGCCACGATGGGGCGACGCAGGTAG
- a CDS encoding YIP1 family protein yields MLEGAVLARCPSCRNTFSTDRPGRQDCPICAKPLIVPEPAAAVPAHDAAAGAEEPAGTPWERRGELGFWTGWLQTLQQALLEPGKLFASARRDRGASQLGFAVLTTSAFWAIGQIFERLLLGGQREQMRRLVESMSRNRDLGPVLRRMIDVQTQASSPGWVVALVVLTPLFSLVFLYLNAAVTHGVAALLGQARRGFPATFAACAYACAPLALLAVPACGSIVGVLWLIVLTAIGMKITHRISAGGAAASVLAPYLVLCCVLFVAFGAMALALRGALGQP; encoded by the coding sequence GTGCTAGAAGGCGCTGTGCTCGCACGCTGTCCGAGCTGCCGCAATACATTCAGCACGGACCGGCCGGGACGCCAGGACTGTCCGATATGCGCCAAGCCGCTGATCGTCCCGGAACCGGCGGCGGCCGTTCCTGCGCACGACGCCGCGGCGGGGGCAGAGGAGCCCGCCGGGACGCCCTGGGAGCGGCGCGGAGAGCTCGGTTTCTGGACGGGTTGGCTGCAGACGCTGCAACAGGCGCTGCTGGAGCCGGGCAAGTTGTTCGCCTCGGCGCGGCGCGACCGCGGCGCCTCGCAGCTCGGCTTCGCCGTGCTCACCACGTCGGCGTTCTGGGCCATCGGGCAGATCTTCGAGAGGCTCTTGCTGGGCGGGCAACGCGAGCAGATGCGGCGGCTCGTGGAGTCGATGTCGCGCAACCGCGATCTCGGCCCCGTGCTGCGGCGAATGATCGACGTGCAGACGCAAGCCAGCTCTCCTGGGTGGGTGGTGGCGCTGGTGGTGCTCACGCCGCTGTTCAGCCTCGTGTTCCTCTATCTCAATGCCGCGGTCACCCATGGAGTCGCGGCGTTGCTGGGCCAGGCCAGGCGCGGCTTCCCGGCAACGTTTGCCGCCTGCGCCTACGCCTGCGCCCCGCTCGCACTGCTCGCCGTGCCGGCGTGTGGCTCGATCGTCGGCGTGCTCTGGCTAATCGTGCTGACGGCGATCGGGATGAAGATCACGCATCGGATCTCCGCCGGCGGCGCCGCCGCATCGGTGCTGGCGCCGTACCTCGTGCTGTGCTGCGTGCTGTTCGTCGCGTTCGGGGCGATGGCGCTGGCTTTGCGGGGCGCCCTCGGGCAGCCATGA
- a CDS encoding DUF2752 domain-containing protein, protein MIVRAGRPSVHALALACVAAVVLAASALLPIDAPPFALLACPFRAATGLPCIGCGGTHAFHFAVRGQFLLALSWSPLGALAAIAAAAHVAWTGLRLVGFPFAPRIEATPALRWTAAAALAANWLFVVLSGRA, encoded by the coding sequence ATGATCGTGCGCGCCGGCCGTCCTTCCGTTCACGCGCTCGCGCTGGCTTGCGTGGCTGCAGTCGTACTCGCAGCCAGCGCGCTCCTTCCAATCGACGCGCCGCCGTTTGCCCTCCTCGCCTGTCCGTTCCGGGCGGCCACCGGACTCCCCTGCATCGGCTGCGGCGGCACGCACGCCTTCCATTTCGCCGTCCGGGGACAGTTCCTTCTGGCGCTGTCGTGGAGCCCACTGGGCGCGCTCGCCGCCATCGCCGCAGCGGCCCACGTGGCTTGGACCGGGTTGCGCCTCGTCGGCTTCCCGTTCGCCCCACGGATCGAAGCGACGCCGGCGCTTCGCTGGACGGCCGCCGCCGCGCTCGCCGCGAACTGGCTGTTCGTCGTGTTGTCGGGACGCGCATGA
- the plsY gene encoding glycerol-3-phosphate 1-O-acyltransferase PlsY, giving the protein MSWLWAAGAYLCGSIPFGLLIARAVSGADVRTVGSGNIGATNVARAAGRPAAIATLALDALKGLVPVLIASRTEQAPPMLASGCAVAAVLGHCFPVWLGFRGGKGVATGLGVSLALAPGAAVAGAATWVLLYRLLHISSVGSLAGVGVALVVAALTADRAAVYGLIGVALLVVLRHQANIRRLLGRRES; this is encoded by the coding sequence ATGAGCTGGCTCTGGGCAGCGGGCGCGTATCTCTGCGGCTCGATCCCCTTCGGCCTGCTCATCGCCAGAGCCGTGAGCGGCGCCGACGTGCGGACCGTCGGCTCGGGAAACATCGGCGCGACCAATGTCGCCCGCGCCGCCGGACGGCCAGCGGCAATCGCGACGCTCGCGCTCGACGCCCTCAAAGGGCTGGTCCCCGTCTTGATCGCGTCGCGGACGGAGCAGGCCCCGCCCATGCTCGCTTCGGGCTGCGCTGTGGCCGCGGTGCTCGGTCATTGCTTTCCGGTCTGGCTCGGGTTCCGTGGCGGCAAAGGGGTCGCGACGGGCCTTGGCGTATCGCTCGCGCTTGCGCCAGGTGCGGCTGTCGCCGGCGCGGCGACCTGGGTTCTCCTCTACAGGCTGTTGCACATCTCCAGCGTCGGATCGTTGGCGGGCGTGGGAGTGGCACTCGTCGTCGCTGCGCTGACGGCCGACCGCGCCGCCGTCTACGGCCTGATCGGCGTGGCCCTGCTCGTCGTACTCCGACACCAGGCGAACATCCGTCGCCTGCTGGGCAGACGGGAGAGCTAG
- a CDS encoding HPr family phosphocarrier protein translates to MAEETIEKNCTVRNKMGVHARPAALIVQTANRFPCDVTLVKDGQPVNAKSIMGVLMLAAPMGTTVTVRAEGEQAQECADAIAELFEKGFNEAIG, encoded by the coding sequence ATGGCGGAAGAGACGATTGAAAAGAACTGCACGGTCCGCAACAAGATGGGCGTGCACGCCCGTCCCGCGGCGTTGATCGTGCAGACCGCCAACCGGTTTCCCTGCGACGTGACCCTCGTGAAGGACGGTCAGCCGGTCAATGCGAAGAGCATCATGGGCGTGCTGATGCTCGCGGCGCCGATGGGCACGACCGTGACGGTGCGGGCCGAAGGCGAGCAGGCGCAGGAATGCGCGGACGCGATTGCGGAGCTGTTCGAGAAGGGATTCAACGAAGCGATCGGATAG
- a CDS encoding PTS system mannose/fructose/sorbose family transporter subunit IID, with product MRTAISTGPARRVSVRSLARVFVRSLFLQAAWNPRGMQNLGFADAIAPALAELYPDPARRAEAVARHLEFFNCHPYLAAAILGGAVRLEERVANGEASPQEVSSFKSALGPPFAALGDGFFWLALRPVAALAAAATQPILGMGCVAVFLVLYNAVHLPVRLWLFTTGYLRAEGVVEAVARAHMSSGTPFLKACGAALAGAVAARGVLDARLAAGTFDALLVAATIVLAWATLPRLGATRAVYIAFGLGFLFGARLA from the coding sequence ATGCGCACAGCCATTTCGACCGGGCCCGCCCGGCGCGTGTCGGTGCGCAGCCTCGCCCGCGTGTTCGTCCGCTCGCTCTTCCTGCAGGCGGCCTGGAACCCGCGAGGCATGCAGAACCTTGGCTTTGCCGACGCAATCGCGCCGGCCCTCGCGGAGCTCTATCCCGATCCAGCGAGGCGGGCGGAGGCGGTGGCCCGGCATCTGGAGTTCTTCAACTGCCATCCCTATCTGGCGGCCGCGATCCTCGGCGGGGCGGTGCGACTCGAAGAGAGAGTCGCAAATGGAGAGGCGTCGCCGCAGGAAGTATCCAGCTTCAAGAGCGCGCTCGGTCCACCGTTCGCGGCGCTCGGCGACGGCTTCTTCTGGCTGGCGCTCAGACCCGTGGCCGCGCTGGCTGCCGCCGCGACGCAACCGATTCTCGGCATGGGCTGCGTGGCCGTATTCCTCGTCCTCTACAACGCCGTTCACCTGCCGGTGCGGCTGTGGCTCTTCACGACAGGCTACCTGCGCGCGGAGGGCGTCGTCGAGGCGGTCGCGCGCGCGCACATGTCGAGCGGTACCCCGTTCCTGAAGGCATGCGGAGCCGCGCTCGCAGGCGCGGTGGCGGCGCGCGGAGTCCTCGATGCGCGGCTGGCCGCCGGGACTTTCGATGCGCTGCTGGTGGCGGCGACCATCGTGCTGGCGTGGGCGACGCTGCCCCGGCTGGGCGCGACGCGCGCCGTCTACATCGCCTTCGGCCTGGGTTTTCTCTTCGGAGCACGCCTTGCCTGA
- a CDS encoding PTS sugar transporter subunit IIC, producing the protein MLPLPPGGAAHLFFLAAVAALVGGLSAIERKGALQLMLSRPIVLAPILGWALGDARGGLVLGVPLELLFLGGVNLGGSLPDNESLLAGALTAMVVPAGIAAGTGVDAPLAALGLALLLPLALFGRRLDRAAEELNSRLMDEAVRRASRGDPSAARVNLRGLLLPFGAAAGICALGVLVSPVLALARAKCRAIELFALAESWHLGWAVAAACAVRAIRDPRAPALAAVCALTVIVITLAFRGPG; encoded by the coding sequence ATGCTCCCGCTCCCTCCCGGCGGCGCCGCGCACCTGTTCTTTCTCGCCGCCGTCGCCGCGCTCGTCGGCGGCCTCTCGGCGATCGAGCGCAAGGGGGCGCTTCAGCTCATGCTCTCGCGCCCCATCGTTCTTGCTCCCATCCTGGGATGGGCGCTGGGCGACGCCCGCGGCGGGCTCGTCCTCGGCGTCCCGCTCGAGCTGCTCTTCCTCGGCGGCGTCAACCTCGGCGGCAGCCTCCCGGACAACGAGTCGCTTCTCGCAGGAGCGCTGACGGCCATGGTGGTTCCCGCTGGAATTGCCGCCGGCACCGGCGTCGATGCGCCGCTGGCGGCGCTCGGCCTCGCCCTGCTGTTGCCGCTCGCCCTCTTCGGACGCCGGTTGGACCGGGCGGCGGAAGAGCTGAACTCGCGGTTGATGGACGAGGCCGTGCGGCGGGCATCGCGAGGGGATCCGTCCGCCGCGCGTGTCAACCTGCGCGGACTGCTGCTGCCCTTCGGCGCGGCGGCGGGCATCTGCGCGCTCGGCGTCCTGGTCTCGCCGGTGCTCGCGCTCGCGCGGGCGAAGTGCAGGGCCATCGAGCTGTTTGCGCTCGCGGAGTCGTGGCACCTCGGCTGGGCCGTCGCGGCGGCGTGCGCGGTGCGGGCAATCCGCGATCCTCGCGCACCCGCGCTCGCGGCGGTCTGCGCGCTCACCGTCATCGTCATCACGCTGGCGTTCCGGGGCCCAGGATGA
- a CDS encoding PTS sugar transporter subunit IIB, with the protein MSKAPAGVALVRVDNRLVHGQVLEAWLPALDAHGILVADDEAAGNVLARSAMTLAIPPGIRFEVVRLQAAAELLRPGGRGAQAARTLVLLRDVRDAVTLHEAGVPLPQLNLGNVHFKAGRRQVSPSVFLDAEELSALETLAQAGTHVEVRAVPTEPPLRLPQLKARFASA; encoded by the coding sequence TTGAGCAAGGCGCCCGCGGGCGTCGCCCTCGTGCGCGTCGACAACCGCCTCGTCCACGGCCAGGTGCTCGAGGCCTGGCTGCCGGCGCTGGACGCTCACGGGATCCTCGTGGCCGACGACGAAGCGGCGGGAAACGTGCTCGCACGGTCGGCGATGACGCTGGCGATCCCTCCGGGGATCCGGTTCGAGGTGGTCCGCCTGCAGGCGGCCGCGGAGCTGCTGCGGCCGGGAGGCCGGGGAGCACAAGCCGCGCGCACGCTGGTCCTGCTCCGCGACGTGCGCGATGCCGTGACGCTGCACGAGGCCGGAGTTCCGCTCCCGCAGCTCAACCTCGGAAACGTCCACTTCAAGGCAGGCCGCAGGCAGGTGTCGCCGTCGGTGTTCCTCGATGCCGAGGAGCTCTCCGCGCTGGAGACGCTCGCGCAGGCCGGAACGCACGTCGAGGTCCGCGCGGTGCCCACCGAGCCGCCGCTGCGGCTGCCCCAGCTCAAAGCGCGATTCGCGTCGGCCTGA
- a CDS encoding PTS sugar transporter subunit IIA → MIGVVVATHGKLAEEMIRTAEAVVGRLEQVAAVSVVATSPDMRGDLKEAIQRVDQGEGVLLLTDLLGGSPTNLCVSFLTERKVEVVTGINLPMLLKLSGLRASGKPIAQIAHDLAEAGQRSIGHVSKSLRSLG, encoded by the coding sequence ATGATCGGCGTGGTCGTCGCGACGCATGGCAAGCTTGCCGAGGAGATGATCCGCACCGCCGAGGCGGTGGTCGGTCGCCTCGAGCAAGTGGCGGCGGTGAGCGTAGTGGCCACCTCCCCCGACATGCGCGGCGATCTGAAGGAAGCCATCCAGCGCGTCGATCAAGGCGAGGGCGTGCTCCTCCTCACCGATCTGCTCGGAGGATCTCCCACCAACCTCTGCGTGTCGTTCCTGACGGAGCGCAAGGTCGAGGTGGTGACGGGAATCAACCTCCCCATGCTGCTCAAGCTTTCGGGCCTGCGCGCGAGCGGCAAACCGATCGCCCAGATCGCGCACGACCTCGCGGAGGCGGGCCAGCGCTCCATCGGGCACGTCAGCAAGTCGCTGCGGAGCCTCGGTTGA